A part of Scylla paramamosain isolate STU-SP2022 chromosome 24, ASM3559412v1, whole genome shotgun sequence genomic DNA contains:
- the LOC135112906 gene encoding uncharacterized protein K02A2.6-like — translation MGSIGKVEEFNQDAEVWTQYVERLEHFFEANDIIEEKKKKSTLLAVCGARTYEVIRSLCLPEKPADKSYSDLKVLLENHMCPKPSVIMKRFKFNSRFKQPTESVSSYITDLRKLAEHCAYGNQLPDMLRDRLVCGIDDRKIQARLLADGNLDFKKAEATALAMEAAAKDTEDLQQAGEYRSSQVNKIQERRGEGRKIQETPWVRTNPRPQCYRCGGPHVAPSCHFARATCFKCKKVGHLARMCRNKADMERKMHKIEGEEEDGETTGEEYTLYTVRGAREPPVIVHPEVNKVAIPMEVDTGAAVSIISQKVYEESWKDTCKPVLEYSDVVLRTYSGDLLKVMGEVNVEVNYNNQSKVLPLVVVDGDGPSLMGRNWLKQIKLDWVAVYSCRSECDKVIRSFSNVFKEELGLIRNTKATLHVDKEAQPKFFKARPLPYALKDKVEHELERLVNDGVIEPVQFSEWAAPIVPIVKGDKSIRICGDYKMTVNRVSRVDSYPIPKVEDLLANLSGGKTFSKLDLSHAYSQLPLEEESKKYVTINTHKGLFVYNRLPYGVSSAPGIFQRVMENLLQGIPHVVVYLDDVLVTGMMY, via the coding sequence ATGGGATCTATTGGCAAAGTAGAAGAATTTAACCAGGATGCCGAGGTGTGGACTCAATATGTGGAGCGGCTGGAGCATTTTTTTGAAGCCAACGACAttattgaagagaaaaaaaagaaatctacttTATTGGCTGTTTGTGGAGCAAGAACCTACGAAGTGATAAGGTCACTCTGCCTACCAGAGAAGCCAGCCGACAAGTCGTACAGTGACCTCAAAGTGCTGTTGGAGAATCACATGTGCCCGAAACCGTCAGTAATCATGAAGCGCTTCAAATTCAACTCACGATTCAAGCAACCAACTGAATCTGTGTCTTCTTACATTACTGACCTTCGGAAATTAGCGGAGCACTGTGCGTACGGAAACCAACTACCTGACATGTTACGAGATCGTCTGGTGTGTGGAATTGACGACCGAAAAATACAAGCAAGGTTGTTGGCAGATGGGAATTTGGACTTCAAGAAGGCAGAGGCAACTGCTCTGGCTATGGAGGCTGCGGCAAAAGACACTGAAGACCTACAACAGGCTGGGGAGTACCGCAGCAGTCAAGTGAACAAGATTCAGGAGAGGcgcggggaaggaagaaaaattcaagAGACACCGTGGGTGCGAACGAATCCTCGACCACAGTGCTACAGGTGTGGGGGTCCGCATGTGGCTCCTAGCTGTCATTTTGCACGTGCTACCTGTTTTAAATGTAAGAAAGTGGGACACTTGGCAAGGATGTGTCGAAATAAAGCagacatggaaaggaaaatgcacaagattgagggtgaagaggaggacggtGAGACAACTGGGGAAGAATACACCTTGTATACAGTGCGGGGGGCTCGTGAACCACCTGTGATTGTTCACCCAGAAGTTAACAAGGTGGCTATTCCCATGGAAGTGGATACTGGTGCTGCGGTGTCCATTATAAGTCAGAAAGTGTATGAAGAAAGCTGGAAGGATACGTGCAAGCCGGTGCTCGAGTATTCCGACGTAGTGTTACGCACCTACAGTGGAGACTTATTGAAAGTGATGGGGGAAGTGAATGTGGAGGTTAATTATAACAACCAGTCGAAAGTTCTGccgttggtggtagtggatggAGACGGCCCGAGTTTGATGGGGAGAAACTGGTTGAAACAAATTAAGCTAGACTGGGTTGCAGTTTATAGTTGTCGGTCAGAGTGTGATAAGGTCATTCgcagttttagtaatgttttcaaaGAGGAGTTGGGTCTCATCAGAAACACAAAGGCGACCCTACATGTGGATAAGGAGGCACAACCCAAGTTTTTCAAAGCTCGCCCGTTGCCCTACGCCTTGAAAGACAAAGTGGAGCACGAGTTGGAACGGCTAGTTAACGATGGAGTAATTGAACCTGTGCAGTTCTCAGAGTGGGCGGCGCCAATAGTCCCGATAGTTAAGGGAGACAAATCCATACGTATTTGTGGGGACTACAAGATGACTGTGAACCGCGTGTCTAGAGTGGACAGTTACCCGATACCGAAGGTTGAGGATTTATTAGCAAATTTGTCAGGAGGGAAGACTTTTTCAAAATTAGACCTGTCACATGCTTATTCACAACTACCACTGGAAGAGGaatcaaaaaaatatgtaacgaTAAATACACATAAGGGGTTATTCGTATATAATCGCTTACCATACGGAGTCTCCTCGGCGCCAGGAATATTCCAGAGAGTTATGGAGAACTTACTGCAAGGTATCCCTCACGTGGTGGTGTACTTGGATGATGTATTAGTGACAGGGATGATGTATTAG